A genomic stretch from Coffea arabica cultivar ET-39 chromosome 10c, Coffea Arabica ET-39 HiFi, whole genome shotgun sequence includes:
- the LOC140015919 gene encoding uncharacterized protein, with protein sequence MAYRTSIRTSTGATPYSLMYGMEAVLPAEVEIPSLQVLMETKLEEADWIKQRFEQLSLIDEKRLNAICHGQCYQKRMARAYNKKVHLRTFEEGDKVLKRILPVQDEAKGKFAPNWQGPFIVQRENFMHGGKQ encoded by the exons ATGGCATATCGGACTTCTATTCGAACTTCAACTGGGGCAACCCCCTATTCgctcatgtatggaatggaagctgtgCTACCTGCCGAGgtcgaaatcccttcattgcAGGTTTTAATGGAGACCAAGTTGGAAGAGGCTGATTGGATAAAACAGCGTTTTGAACAACTGTCCTTGATTGATGAAAAACGGCTTAATGCTATTTGTCATGGCCAATGTTACCAAAAACGCATGGCTCGGGCCTACAACAAGAAAGTCCATTTGCGAACATTTGAGGAAGGCGACAAAGTACTTAAACGAATTTTGCCAGTGCAGGATGAGgccaaaggcaaatttgctccaaattggcaagggccattCATTGTTCAAagg GAAAATTTCATGCATGGAGGAAAACAATAA